aaggcaaactatacaagcAAAGGTACGCCACTTGACTAACCTTTGCTTTAACAAACAAAAGAACATCATCTACAAAGAAAACATGGGACAAACCAGGTCCATTCCGAACCGTACAAATGGGATCCCACCTACCCTCCTGAACTGCAGTCGAAATAGCCGAACTAATCCTCTCCATGCATAACACAAAAAGATAAGGAGAAAGAGGGTCCCCTTGTCGTAATCCCCTCTTTGCAGCAAAAGGATGCAATCTCTCACCATTCCATAAAATAGCTAACTGAGACACAGAAACACAATACATAATGAGAGTAACATAAGATTGGGGGAAGCCAAAAGCCACCATAGTTTCCCTCAAGAAATGCCAGTCAACCAGGTCATAAGCCTTCTCCAGGTCAAGTTTAAAAACCAAGTTTCCACTCTTCCTTCGAGCCTTGTGTTGGTGGTGCACTATCTCCTGGAGAGTTATAGCATTATCGCTGGTGCTCCTTCCTGGGATAAAACTACTCTGCATAGGGCTAATAATCTCATTCAGAATAGGCCTTATTCTGTTAACAAGAATTTTAGTGATAAGCTTATAGATCACATTGCATAAGCTGATGGACCTGAAATCCTTAAAAGAGATGGGACAGTCCACTTTGGGGATGAGAGCTATAAGAGTTTCCCCTAGCGCAGGATCAAACTATTTAGTCTGGAAAGCATTTTTAGCACACTGATAAAATGCATCACCTACCACATCCCGGTAGGATTTATAGAAGAAGGCATGGAAACCATCTGAACCCGGAGCTTTGAAAGACCCCATGTGCTGAAGAGCCATATAAACCTCCTCCTTTGTGACCTCACGCTCAAGATCTGGAATAAAATGTGCAGGAATGGTGGGCAATCCCGACGTTGGCAAGCAGGATGTATCAACCCCCACTGTTTCAGCAAGCAAGGAATTAAAATACTCAATAGCACCTTGTTGAAGAGTGTCTACATTATCACATCAAGTCCCGTCCGGAAGATTAAGCCCCAAAATGCGGTTTCTCTTCCTACGGGTAACAGTTTGAGCATGAAAGAAAGCTGTGTTCCTATCTCCATATTTTACCCATTTTTCCTTGGATTTCTGGAACCATAACATTTCCTCTTGAGCCAAGATGTCATTATATTCCTTCTTGAGATTAGCAAGTTTAAGAAGTAAAGCCATTGAGTCCACTGTTTCTAGTCTCATTTGAATAGACGCCATACAGTTCTCAACGTGCCTCTTGCGCCGGAAAATATTCCCAAGAGTCTTCTTATTAAACTCTATAGAATCATTTTTCACTTCATGAAGATCCTCCAGCACATTCGGCCCACCTTTCTGCCAAGCCTCTTGGACAACATCACCATACAGAGGATGCATGGCCCAGGCTGCCTCAAAACGGAAGGGTCTACTTCCTGTATTCTCAATCTTCCTCCCACAACGAAGAAGTAAGGGACTATGATCTGAATGAAGTCTGGGAAGAACCTCAACTCCACCCTTCGGGAAGTCAACCCGCCATTGAAGAGAGGCCAAAGCACGATCAAGACGCTTATGGACAGGAAGTTGCCCTTGACAGTTTCGAAACGAAATGAAGGCCATACCAGTTGCACCAATATCCAACAGGTTATAAGAATTCAAATTATCCAGGAAGGTTTGCGCTCTAGAGGGAGAGAAAATACCACCACGTCGTTCAGTGGAAGCCAAAGTATCATTAAAATCACCCACTAAAACCCACAGAGTAGTAATTGTAGCAGACACACCACGAAGATGATTCCAAAGAAACTGTCTATTAACAGGGATATGGCTTGCGTGAACGCCTGAGCAAACCAAGTGAAGATTTCCAGTAGAAATAGATAAAGTAATTACCAGAGCATGGGAAGCCAAGACACTTATAGAACCAACTATACCATTCAGAGCCAAAGCCATGATACCCCCCGCCTGATCGTGAGCCTCTTCAATAGCAACAGAACTATAGCCAAGTTTAGCCCAGAAATTTTGGAGACGATTGAACTGGACATGagtttccaaaataaaaaaaatatttggctTATGATTCTTCAGTAACTCTTTTATATTGCTCTTAGACACTGCATTAGCCGCACCTCGCACATTCCACGAAATGACAGAAAACTCCGGTCGTACAATCATCCAAACACAATTAAAACCACGAACCAGAACACACACCCTTCAAAAGCTACGGTGTGTTAGATTTAGGCCCCTGCCCAGACACAGTACCATCCTCATCAGGTCATCTgactaatattaaaaaatataaacaaaaattgttccaaaagaaaaatataaacaaaattgAGTTTATGATGGAGAAAATCAAGAAAACttgaatttaaaaatatcaTGTTGTTTTAATTTGAGAGATTTTCTTTAACATTTTAGTTTAAGGGATAAGAGAGAATGTGGAAATATGAAATTCTGTTTCACGTACATGACAGATGTtctacacgatgctgggacaaccgagttcgacaactgactaacagtaagaaaaccagcaaaataataaagaagaacacagaagattggtaacccagttcggtgaaacttcacctacgtctgaaGGGTTTACACCCAAAGAAatgaaatccactatctcaagattcaggaattacagacactcatgaacaccacagttcatagttcacttcctaatctacccaatgtatttctacttagtatctcaacctaagtatgagagcctctctcactttctctctgccACAGTGTTGATtagtaacaaacaatcaacaatcagagtttgaagaatcaaacacacagaacacaactttgctttatataatcagggagcaaagtgtgttcacaagtaacaaggacaaagaacaatgaacaatcctaaaacacttgatctctctattagctttggtggtcttcatgttttaagtcttcatccttttatacacttcagcagcagcaacatCATAAgcactagggttagcatgggctgaagtaacagattgcaacaaccatcaaatcaaaactgaatctccaaagatcttgttgcgtttttcccaagtaaagatagaaacaaatcttttataaAAGATTGTTTAAACAAATGACAACCCacaactaaaacccttctggtacagctacttgaacctcaagtaacttaaaaaaacatatcttcataagatattcaagggcccacaatcacgttccaagcaaaggactaatgtcctagcttcacgaagTGAGATGTtaaggcatctgcttcgacatcaggttgtttttgacaaaatgcaagacaacaaagtaatgacaatctccccctttgtcaaattttgtctaaaacaacttgagAATCAGAGAGGGTAAACATAGAGAACCAAAGGTCCCCCTTGTAgcagaactccccctcaaatgatgcaaCCAAACAAACAACAAGTAAACTTCAAAaggcatagttggaacaaaGAACATAGCAGCAAAACACACTAACTATCCAACAAATGCAAACCAGTAAACCAGTAGCAACTTGAACATAAAACAGTAGCAGCTTGGAGTACTACACAATCAGTTACTTGCCTTGTCTTGAAAGAGTCTTCAAATTTTTAGAGACCAAAGCTACCAAATAGAAAACAGCTACCAAGTAGAAAACATAGTCttcacaacaacaaaaacaaccaaactactccccctttttaacacaaatttggtAAAGGTGCTGTAGGAAAGTACACATAACAGATAGTCATAGAGTTATTGCAGACCAACTTCAGCAAGAAAGTCTATGATCTCCTTGCACTCCAGAGCTTCTTGACTATACTCTCTCTCACAAGCAATCTTTCCCTCACAAACACATTTCGACTTGTGAACACTTGCTTCAGGATGGAATGACACATTGTCAAGATGAGAAGGGGGAACATTCACAGGAACTCTCTTGTCACTTACATTTTTCCTAGCATAAGGCATAATGTCCTTCACATTTGGTTCAACATTCGTATTTGAATCACTAACAAGAACTTTCTTCCATTTCAGAGATCTTGTCTTGGTACACATACTTTCCTTCTTTCCTTCCTTCTTATCcagtacaacaacaacaacaacaacaacaacaacaacaacaacatcctTGTTGGTCCTGAGAAAATGCCTAGGAGCCTTCACAAtctctttcttctccttctctttaaGCCCTCTTGGTTTCCACTCTTTTCTTGCTGGAGCTACTTGTGGATTAGtccttggttgatcatgagATTGAGTGTAACACCTCATTttccgttattaggttatttactattttattttaattattattatgctatatgatAATTTGATagtttatgtgatttaattagatgataaggtgactgtgatttaattagatgataaggtgactgtgatttaattagatgataaggtgattaagtgattttattagataattaagttattaagtgatatatggagtgagtaatttatttaatttgtatttgagtGAGATAAGATTAAATTAGATAAGGTTGTTGGGTTTAGGTGATATATGGAGTGGAGCCCACTAGTACTACTAgtttagggttaggagtgaaataaatagaaaaaaagagaaatcagaattagaAGAGCAGAACAGAGAAGGAGAAAGCGTGAAAAcagagaagaagatgagaaaagagaagaaaacctagaatttgatctacaagaggtaagggtttggatTCATGTTATATGGATTAGTATGATAGTGAATAATGATATGAAGCATGATTTTGGAACCCTAGGATGcataaattcccaaattgaaatagttagggtttgattttaagatgaattttgggggtagaagatAGGCGCGCATGATGCACGCGAGAAATTTACGAGCTCTTGAACCTTTTTTCGAGCTGTGTTAatgaccgaatttgaagaagtagtcttcataaaagttgtagccctttacGTTATGAAACATTTTCCGCTGGTTTCACGTCGTTCCGACGTGTGTAGCTCGAATTATATGTATTTTAGTGaggataggttaagctgtccagtttctcacgaactgctattagtgttagatttttcctgaattttatACTTTGAATttcgacttgaaaatttatagggaTTTAGAAATCTTGTAAAAGAACCCATGgtaaaaatattagaaatttTGGAGGGTGTTACTTTGAATTTCATTATATGGTGATGTTTCTGAATTGGTGTTATGTGTTGAGTTGCTAAGTTACTGTGATTGCTAGTTGTGTAATTTATAACATATAAACTATGTTGTGTGAAATTGGTGATGATTTCGTATCGTTGAACtagtgatgaatatgctaaataAATAAggcttggagatggtctgaatatgcatatgttagttgagttttacacaatacactgcatagttgtcaagaggcaatgtttgctagttctcgtggaggctagtgacttgtcgcaaaactggagtggttttgaagcctagagcgagggctttatttgTGGtaatctgtctggagtggacgcggtgataccgctaaggataacaactttggtaccaaaggcatttgcacgggtctcacttgagtcatatgtgttagggagttgttgatgctaattaatgataattgtgatatttttttgaGATTTGATGCTGTTGTAATGGGagaca
This is a stretch of genomic DNA from Lotus japonicus ecotype B-129 chromosome 1, LjGifu_v1.2. It encodes these proteins:
- the LOC130744863 gene encoding uncharacterized protein LOC130744863, producing MALALNGIVGSISVLASHALVITLSISTGNLHLVCSGVHASHIPVNRQFLWNHLRGVSATITTLWVLVGDFNDTLASTERRGGIFSPSRAQTFLDNLNSYNLLDIGATGMAFISFRNCQGQLPVHKRLDRALASLQWRVDFPKGGVEVLPRLHSDHSPLLLRCGRKIENTGSRPFRFEAAWAMHPLYGDVVQEAWQKGGPNVLEDLHEVKNDSIEFNKKTLGNIFRRKRHVENCMASIQMRLETVDSMALLLKLANLKKEYNDILAQEEMLWFQKSKEKWVKYGDRNTAFFHAQTVTLGVDTSCLPTSGLPTIPAHFIPDLEREVTKEEVYMALQHMGSFKAPGSDGFHAFFYKSYRDVVGDAFYQIRPILNEIISPMQSSFIPGRSTSDNAITLQEIVHHQHKARRKSGNLVFKLDLEKAYDLVDWHFLRETMVAFGFPQSYVTLIMYCVSVSQLAILWNGERLHPFAAKRGLRQGDPLSPYLFVLCMERISSAISTAVQEGRWDPICTVRNGPGLSHVFFVDDVLLFVKAKVSQVAYLCLYSLP